The nucleotide sequence AAAATAAGTAATATCATCGTTTGGGCCTAAAATATCATTCACAAATTCCTTCAAAGCTCCCGGTCGTTGCGGAAACTGTATTAGGAAATAATGCATTAAGCCTTCGTACAATAACGAACGCTCTTTAATTTCGGCGGTACGTTCAATGTCGTTATTACTACCACTAACAATACAAACCACTGTTTTTCCTTTTATTTGGTCTTTGTAGAAATCGAGCGCCGAAATCGTCAACGCACCTGCTGGCTCTACTACCATAGCTTCTTCATTATACAATCTCAAAATAGTGGTGCACACCTTGCCTTCGGGAATGAGAATGATATCATCCAGATTCTTTTTACAGATTTCGAATGTCAGATCTCCAACTTGTTTTACGGCAGCACCATCTACAAATTTATCGATGGTTTCCAGAGGGATATTTTTGCCATTGTCGATTGAATTTTTCATTGACGGAGCGCCTAATGGCTCTACACCTATGAGTTTGGTTTGTGGACTTAGTTGTTTAAAAACGGTAGTCAATCCAGATGCCAGCCCGCCACCTCCAATTGGAATAAATAAATAATCAATAGGTTTTTTGTGTGCATCTAGAATCTCTAAGCCTACAGTTCCTTGGCCCGCAATCACATCAATATCGTCAAAAGGATGAACGAAAATTTTATTGTTTTTAACGGTGTCTTTCATCGCTGCAGCAAAAGCATCATCAAAAGTATCCCCAATAAGAACAATTTCGACAAATGATTTTCCAAACAATTCCACTTGTTTTATTTTTTGTTTGGGAGTTGTAGTGGGCATGTAAATTGTACCCTTGATTTGGAGCAAATGACAAGAATATGCGACTCCTTGTGCGTGATTTCCAGCACTGGCGCAAACAATTTCTTTAGGAGTGTCTTCTTTGGGTAAGCTACTCATTTTGTTATAAGCACCTCTTATTTTGTAGGAACGTACAATTTGTAAATCTTCCCTTTTTAATAAAATAGTAGCCTGAAACTCTTCGGATAAATTTAGGTTATGAGAGAGTGGGGTTACAGGTACTACTTCTTTCAATTGTTTTGTTGCTTCTTGTATTTTTTCAAATAAATCCATTCTTTATTTTAGTATAAAAAAACCTCTCGAAAAAGAGAGGCTTTATTTGGTTTAACAGTTGTACACTTTATCTAATTACAACATCTCAATTTTAAATTAAAACGGATGTTAGTCTTTATGATAGAATCCTGCTTTATCGTTTTATTGTCCTATTGTAAAAATAAGGATTTAATATGAATTTCAATTAGTAGGGATTATTTTTTATCTTTAGTAGGCGGGTACTGTGCTAATATTTTAGCAACAAACTCATTAATTTGTTTTTCTTTTCTAGCTCGGTCTTGAGTTAAAGTGCCAACACCTTCTCCTTCCCAAATCAATTCTTTTTTCTTGGCATCAATTAAATCGATGTATAAAGTACCTTCAGGAGTTGAGTTGATATAGGTTTGGTTACCTCCCCAAAAAAACGGACTCCATCCCCATCCCCAACCGTAGCCAAATCCAGCATTAAATTGATTGACGTCTAGACGTTCTCTCTCTTTGGTAATGATGTTTACCAATAAATCGGGATTTTCACTTTTGGTCATTCCCTTTTTCATTAATTCGTTATCTATGGCTCTAAGGATTCTTTTTTTGTCAAATTCTGAAATCTGTACTTTATCAATTCCTGTTTTATGAAAAGCATAGGTTTTATATTGGCTAAAATCAGCTTTAGAGTCATAATCAGCATTTACATGAACACTACTACAAGAGCTCATAATAAAAACCAACAATATCGGTAAAAGTTTAAGTGTTTTCATAATGCAGTTTTTTATATTAAATTGATGTTTAGGTGGTTATACCTATGTAAAAGGCTCAAAAATCATACCAAAGGAGGACTTTACGCAACTGTGTCTGATTCGAAAAAAGGGAGCAATTTATTTTTTTATTCTTCCTGTTTTTTTATCGTATCCATAGGGACAATGGCGGCAACCACTTTTGCAACAATAGCCTCTTTTAAGATGGTGTTTTTCCGTAAGACATTTATAGCCTTCAGGGGTATAATAAAAATCTTCTCCTTCTATTAATTTATTTTCTTTATTTTGTTCCGTCATAATGCTTTTTTTGCCCTTGAGGCATTAATTACTACAAATTTATAACTTTAAGAGGAATGTTTTTTATAGTTTCTAAATATTTAATTCCTAAAGGATTTCGAGGATTGACTCTTTATCCCTTTGTGTTTATGAAGTTTGTAGTTGACAAAGACAATCCTATTTTTGTTAATCACGAAAAAATTCACCTCCGCCAGCAAATTGAGTTGCTGGTTTTGCCTTTTTATATTTGGTATATAGTCGAATATCTTTTTAGGTTGGTTCAATATAGAAATCGATACCAAGCCTATAGAAATATCAGTTTTGAACGAGAAGCTTACGAGAACGAAACCAAATTAGACTATCTCAAGTATAGAGGAATGTACCGCTTTGTTAAGTTTTTGTAAACCATCTGGATTTTTTTAAACCATTTAAGAAAAGTAAGAATAGATAAGAGTTATGTGTTTTTTAAACATATAAGTCATTTAAGTTTATATGCTTACTTTGAGGATTTTAAACCATTTAAGAAATGTGAGAATAATAAGTATTTCAACGGAACTTAATAAGCTAAAACTTCCAAGACTTAGCTGTTATTTTTTTACGATACTGTTTTATTGTTCTTATATTTCTTAAATGGTTTAAAAACTCTATATGGTTTAAAACTTTAAAGGCACTAATATGTTTTATAATTTTTACTTTTGTAGAAAACACTAGCCTTGAACCAGAAGATTCCCATTCAATTCCCAAACAATATCTCTGTTTACATCAAACGTGAGGATTTGATTCATCCTTTTGTTTCTGGAAATAAATTTAGAAAACTCAAATACAATCTGCTTCAAGCAAAAAAAGAATCAGCAACTACATTGTTGACTTTTGGAGGAGCCTATTCCAATCACATTGCGGCGGTTGCTTTTGCGGGTAAGGAACAACATTTCAAAACTATTGGCGTTATTCGTGGGGAGGAATTAGTAACTAAGGTTCAAGAAAATCCAACGTTAAAATTTGCGCAAGAATGTGGGATGCAATTCGAGTTTGTAAGCCGTGAAGACTATCGCTTGAAGCAGGAGGAGGCTTTTATGATTCGTTTAAAAGAGAAGCATGGTTTTTTTTACCTCATTCCTGAAGGTGGAACGAATGCTTTAGCGATTCAAGGTTGCGAAGAGATTTTGACTAAAGAGGATGCTGTATTTGACTACGTTTGTTGTGCCGTGGGAACGGGTGGAACCATTTCGGGGATTATTAATAGTGCTTTGCCAGACCAAAAAGTTTTGGGTTTTCCAGCCTTAAAAGGGGATTTTTTAAAAGATGAAATTTGTACTTTTGTAAAAAATAAAAATTGGGAGCTTATTCAAAACTACCATTTTGGTGGTTATGGGAAAGTAAATCAAGAGTTGGTTACTTTTATTAATCACTTTTATGAGGAAACGAAAATCCCATTAGACCCCATTTATACCGGGAAAATGGTTTTTGGTATATTGGATTTAATTCAAAAAAACTATTTTCCAGCCAATTCAAAAATTCTATTGATTCATACTGGAGGTTTACAAGGAGTTGCAGGGATGAATGAAAGATTAAAAAATAAAAAATTACCAATTATAAAAATTCATGATTAAAAAAATCACTTCTATTCTACTCTTGACTGTATTAATTGGTTGTAATTCATCTAAATCGACAATTACTACTTCAAAAAATAAAAGAAATACTTCGTCAGGGGTAAGTCGTTCAAGTTCCAATTCGGGGAGTACAAATGAAGTTGTTAATTCTTATGTTAATCAGTATAAGGATGTAGCGATGAAGAATATGAAAAAGTATGGAATTCCTGCGAGTATCATCTTGGCACAAGGAATTTTAGAATCAGGAGCAGGAAAAAGCGATTTGTCTCAGTCTGCTAATAATCATTTTGGAATTAAATGCCACAATGATTGGTTGGGAGAAAGCGTTAGACATGATGACGATTCTAGTCAAGAATGTTTTAGAAAATACAGAAACTCTGCAGAATCATACGATGATCATGCTAATTTTTTGATTGGAAAAAGTCGTTATGCTAGCT is from Flavobacterium sp. NG2 and encodes:
- a CDS encoding glucosaminidase domain-containing protein yields the protein MIKKITSILLLTVLIGCNSSKSTITTSKNKRNTSSGVSRSSSNSGSTNEVVNSYVNQYKDVAMKNMKKYGIPASIILAQGILESGAGKSDLSQSANNHFGIKCHNDWLGESVRHDDDSSQECFRKYRNSAESYDDHANFLIGKSRYASLFDLSKDDYKGWARGLRKAGYATDPRYPEKLISYIERYDLAQYDAQVLGKKYVYSNSSNNSSNSVSGRYHEVQKGDTLYSISKKYNVLIEDIKRKNNLSDNTLSIGQQIIIN
- a CDS encoding DUF4136 domain-containing protein → MKTLKLLPILLVFIMSSCSSVHVNADYDSKADFSQYKTYAFHKTGIDKVQISEFDKKRILRAIDNELMKKGMTKSENPDLLVNIITKERERLDVNQFNAGFGYGWGWGWSPFFWGGNQTYINSTPEGTLYIDLIDAKKKELIWEGEGVGTLTQDRARKEKQINEFVAKILAQYPPTKDKK
- a CDS encoding DUF5522 domain-containing protein; translation: MTEQNKENKLIEGEDFYYTPEGYKCLTEKHHLKRGYCCKSGCRHCPYGYDKKTGRIKK
- the ilvA gene encoding threonine ammonia-lyase IlvA; this encodes MDLFEKIQEATKQLKEVVPVTPLSHNLNLSEEFQATILLKREDLQIVRSYKIRGAYNKMSSLPKEDTPKEIVCASAGNHAQGVAYSCHLLQIKGTIYMPTTTPKQKIKQVELFGKSFVEIVLIGDTFDDAFAAAMKDTVKNNKIFVHPFDDIDVIAGQGTVGLEILDAHKKPIDYLFIPIGGGGLASGLTTVFKQLSPQTKLIGVEPLGAPSMKNSIDNGKNIPLETIDKFVDGAAVKQVGDLTFEICKKNLDDIILIPEGKVCTTILRLYNEEAMVVEPAGALTISALDFYKDQIKGKTVVCIVSGSNNDIERTAEIKERSLLYEGLMHYFLIQFPQRPGALKEFVNDILGPNDDITYFQYNKKNNREVGTVVVGLELKNRNDIQAIKNNMTSKGFEYKYLNEMPDLFTQLIG
- a CDS encoding 1-aminocyclopropane-1-carboxylate deaminase/D-cysteine desulfhydrase, which encodes MNQKIPIQFPNNISVYIKREDLIHPFVSGNKFRKLKYNLLQAKKESATTLLTFGGAYSNHIAAVAFAGKEQHFKTIGVIRGEELVTKVQENPTLKFAQECGMQFEFVSREDYRLKQEEAFMIRLKEKHGFFYLIPEGGTNALAIQGCEEILTKEDAVFDYVCCAVGTGGTISGIINSALPDQKVLGFPALKGDFLKDEICTFVKNKNWELIQNYHFGGYGKVNQELVTFINHFYEETKIPLDPIYTGKMVFGILDLIQKNYFPANSKILLIHTGGLQGVAGMNERLKNKKLPIIKIHD